The proteins below are encoded in one region of Fimbriimonadaceae bacterium:
- the kynA gene encoding tryptophan 2,3-dioxygenase: protein MSHRPMEATIETDFEHRLDYAGYLMLDQLLDCQRPLSEPAHHDETLFIVQHQTSELWMKLVVHELKAAVRLVQEDALEPSFKILARVKHVQKMLFEQWSVLQTLTPSEYAQFRGVLGSASGFQSHQFRLIEFLLGNKDADSVSVFRHKPEIVAELLEALNSPSLYDEFLRHLKRRGYEIPDEAVERDWSQPYKEREEIVQVFKQIYEEPEAYWPAYEMAEKLVDVEEQFVLWRFRHMKTVERIIGYKRGTGGSSGVSFLRRAIDIRLFPELWSVRTEIGK, encoded by the coding sequence ATGTCGCACCGGCCCATGGAAGCGACCATCGAGACGGACTTCGAGCACCGCCTTGACTACGCGGGCTACTTGATGCTCGACCAGCTCCTGGATTGCCAGCGTCCGCTCTCCGAGCCGGCCCACCACGACGAGACCCTCTTCATCGTCCAGCACCAGACCTCCGAACTCTGGATGAAGCTCGTCGTCCACGAGCTGAAGGCCGCCGTCCGCCTCGTCCAAGAGGACGCCCTCGAGCCGTCTTTTAAGATTCTGGCGCGCGTTAAACACGTCCAAAAGATGCTGTTCGAGCAGTGGTCGGTCCTACAAACCTTGACCCCTTCTGAATACGCACAGTTCCGCGGGGTGCTCGGTTCGGCCAGCGGTTTTCAATCCCACCAGTTCCGGCTTATCGAGTTTTTGCTCGGCAACAAGGACGCGGACAGCGTCTCGGTCTTCAGGCACAAGCCCGAAATCGTCGCAGAGCTTCTCGAAGCCCTCAATTCCCCGAGCCTCTATGACGAGTTCTTGCGACATTTGAAGCGGCGCGGCTATGAGATTCCCGACGAGGCGGTCGAGCGCGACTGGTCGCAACCGTACAAGGAACGAGAAGAGATAGTCCAAGTCTTCAAGCAAATCTATGAGGAGCCTGAAGCCTATTGGCCTGCCTATGAAATGGCGGAAAAACTCGTGGACGTAGAAGAACAGTTCGTCCTTTGGCGCTTCCGCCATATGAAGACAGTCGAACGGATTATCGGTTATAAGAGGGGCACAGGCGGCAGCTCCGGGGTCAGCTTCCTTCGTCGCGCGATAGACATTAGGCTCTTCCCTGAACTTTGGAGCGTTCGAACGGAGATCGGCAAGTGA
- a CDS encoding aminotransferase class V-fold PLP-dependent enzyme, translated as MSARTLSATGLGPAPWDDAAVAEALSPRFSRSQAADAERGRVYLANHSLGRPPDAVATHVERGLSLWYGWMDGAWDEGGWLDEARDFRKLLGRLVGIGNGEVVLRPNAGHALRTVLNAFPQGRPIQIVTTRGEFDSLDFILKTYAFRERARVTWVDPEPTDPPTFREEKIADAVTDQTDLVVVSHAFFETGRFLTGLDEIVQRAHRHGAKILVDLYHSAGVVPLDFAALGADFGVGGCYKYLRGGPGAGWLALSPAVLSDESFRSLDTGWFAKEATFGYEKSEQPRWAEGGDGWMESTPPVLVPYQARAGLELVLELGVDQIRADNLDRQALLRDALRRHGASPFEPEDPHEFGAFTLLPHPRATDLVKALKGHGIVTDARSGRVRLCPDFLNPREQFASVAQTIATCARELH; from the coding sequence GTGAGCGCGCGCACCCTCAGCGCGACGGGCCTCGGCCCCGCCCCCTGGGACGACGCGGCCGTAGCCGAAGCCCTCTCCCCCCGGTTCTCCCGATCCCAGGCCGCCGACGCGGAGCGGGGCCGCGTCTATCTCGCGAACCACTCGCTCGGCCGCCCACCGGATGCGGTCGCCACCCACGTCGAGCGCGGCCTCTCGCTCTGGTACGGGTGGATGGACGGTGCCTGGGACGAAGGCGGCTGGCTGGACGAGGCGCGCGACTTTCGCAAGCTCCTGGGGAGGCTCGTCGGGATCGGCAACGGCGAGGTCGTGCTGCGCCCGAACGCGGGCCACGCGCTCCGCACCGTCCTGAACGCCTTTCCCCAGGGCCGCCCGATCCAGATCGTCACGACCAGGGGCGAGTTCGACAGCCTCGACTTCATCCTGAAAACGTACGCGTTCCGCGAGCGGGCGCGCGTCACATGGGTCGATCCAGAGCCGACCGATCCGCCCACCTTCCGCGAGGAGAAGATCGCGGACGCGGTCACCGACCAAACCGACCTCGTCGTCGTCTCCCACGCCTTTTTCGAGACCGGCCGCTTCCTGACGGGACTGGACGAGATCGTCCAGAGAGCCCACAGGCACGGCGCGAAGATCCTGGTCGACCTCTATCATTCGGCCGGGGTGGTGCCGCTGGACTTCGCCGCGCTCGGCGCGGATTTTGGGGTCGGGGGCTGCTACAAATATTTGCGGGGAGGGCCTGGCGCAGGCTGGCTCGCCCTCTCACCAGCCGTCCTTTCCGATGAGAGTTTTCGGTCTCTCGATACCGGCTGGTTCGCGAAGGAAGCCACTTTCGGGTACGAGAAATCCGAGCAGCCGCGATGGGCAGAGGGCGGCGATGGATGGATGGAGTCCACGCCGCCCGTCCTCGTGCCCTATCAAGCGCGGGCCGGGCTGGAGCTCGTCCTGGAGCTCGGCGTCGATCAGATCCGCGCGGACAACCTGGACCGCCAGGCCCTGTTGCGAGACGCGCTTCGAAGGCACGGCGCTTCCCCTTTCGAACCGGAAGACCCCCACGAGTTCGGCGCCTTCACCCTCTTGCCGCATCCGCGGGCGACCGACCTCGTCAAGGCCCTGAAGGGGCACGGCATCGTCACCGACGCCCGCAGCGGGCGCGTCCGGCTCTGTCCTGACTTCCTTAATCCGCGCGAGCAATTCGCCAGCGTTGCCCAGACGATCGCGACATGTGCCCGGGAACTCCACTAG